The following DNA comes from Gemmatimonadales bacterium.
CAGCCCAGCGCGTACACGTCGCTCTTCGCCGTGATCTCGCGCTCCCCCATCGCCTGCTCGGGGCTCATGTAGTGCGGCGTGCCTAACGACATGCCCGTCTCGGTGATGCGGGTCCCGCCGCCCGCGCTCGAGACCGCCAGCGCGATCCCGAAGTCCGCCACCAGTGCCCGGCCGTCGTGAAGCAGGATGTTCTCGGGCTTGATGTCCCGATGCACCACGTGGTGCCGGTGCGCGTAGTCCAGCGCGTCGGCCACCTCCCGCGCGATCCGTACCGCGTCCTCCACCGGCAGCTGCTTCTCGCGCGTCAGGCGGTCGCGCAGACTCTCGCCCTCGACGTACGGCATCACGTAGTAGACGATGCCCTCGGCCTCGCCCGAGTCGTGCAGCGGCAGGATGTGGGGGTGCTGGAGGTTGGCGGTGAGCCGGATCTCCTTCAGGAACCGCTCGCCACCGAGGATCGCGGCCAGCTCGGGGCGCAGCACCTTGAGCGCCACCTTCCGGTCGTGGCGAACGTCGTGGGCGAGGTACACCGTGGCCATCCCGCCCGCGCCGAGCTCCCGCTCGATCTGGTAGCGGTCGGCCAGCGCGGCCGACAGGCGCTGCACGGCGTCTGTCACGGTACCTCTTGAGGATGGAGGGAGCCCGGCCGAAGATACCGGCCGGGAACCGGGTGGGCCAGTCGCGGCGGTCCTGAGGCGGTTGACCGGCTCTCCCGCCCCAGCGGCTGAAAGCCGCTGCTCGGCCCTACGGCTTAAGCCGCACCAACGCTTCCGTCGCTTCAGCGACCGAGCCGAGCCGCAAGTTTACTCGCGGGGGGCCAATCCGCATATTCGACCCATGCCGAACGTCGCCGCCCTCCGAGCGCTGGCCGACAAGTGGGCCTACGCCGAGGCCTCCGAGCGCGCCAACTTCGCTCCCTACCTCATCGACCTGTGCAAAGCGCTGGGCGTTGACGGCCCGGGCCCGGCCGGCAGCGGCTACCAGCTCGAGCTCACGATCAAGGTCATTACGAAGGACGGCGTCGAGGTCGCGAACTACATCGACTGCTTCCGCCGCGATTTCTTCGCGATCGAAGCCAAGGACCAGGAGCCCGGCCGGTCCTCCGACCTGCTGCTCAGGCGCGCGTTCGGGCAGGTGCGCAACTACGTCACCTACGCGCCCGGAGGCATGCCCCCGTACGTGATGGTGATGGACGTGGCCCGGACACTCATCGTC
Coding sequences within:
- a CDS encoding serine/threonine-protein kinase, with amino-acid sequence MTDAVQRLSAALADRYQIERELGAGGMATVYLAHDVRHDRKVALKVLRPELAAILGGERFLKEIRLTANLQHPHILPLHDSGEAEGIVYYVMPYVEGESLRDRLTREKQLPVEDAVRIAREVADALDYAHRHHVVHRDIKPENILLHDGRALVADFGIALAVSSAGGGTRITETGMSLGTPHYMSPEQAMGEREITAKSDVYALGCVLYEMLAGEPPFTGPTAQAIVARVMTEQPRSLTLQRKTIPPHVEAAVTTALQKL